The Hippoglossus hippoglossus isolate fHipHip1 chromosome 16, fHipHip1.pri, whole genome shotgun sequence genomic sequence GTAGTGAGCAGTCGACAGGATCACTCATCCCTTGTGCTGCACTTCCACTATCCCACTATTTTAGGCCAACACCATTATTGAGTGGTTTCTGGCGTCACTGGATGATGCTTTACACCACTTTGAGGTGTAATAATGACATAGAGATTCAATAATATGAGTATGAAGAGGAAAATTCCTGTCACAATGTGTCACTTAATTCCAGTGGCCACacccctctctcacactctcacatcCTGCCCATCGTTCATTCAAAACAAGGTCAAAGGGCTGTGAGCCTTAATGGACCAAACCAAGTCTACTCTCCTAACAATGAGAAGGCTTTGTTGTAACCCTCTTATCGtgtcactttaaaaataaagctaCAAATAGTGAATTAACAGTTATTATAGAAATAACACGACTGGTCTTTAAATAGTGACTGATAATaactctgtgtgtctttttcctggtctgtgtctgtgcgCCTGCTCACAAATcagtttcttctgtttttggtTTAATCTCGATCTTACTCTCCGTCTCTGATCCATTTCTCCAAATCCAGAGTCGGCTCAGTCAGAGTGGTCCGACTGTCTCTGTCGACACCTCAAGGGTCAACAGTTTTTAACTGAATTCATCCACACTGAATCATAGAATAAACTCAGGAAGCAggcgaaaacacacacactcgcgcacgtgtccatgacttcagaggaccTTACatagacttactctaaccttaaccatagttactattTCCCTAACCATTACCCTAAttttaaccttaaccttaacttaCACCTAACATTAAAACTTGTCtacaccttaaaatgtaatgatttgcATTATAAAGTTGTGCTTTTTGATCCCATAAGGAAGACGAGTCCCCATAATGTGgctgtaaacagatttaggtccccacaacagcAGTAaaacctggaccacacacacaaacacacacacttcaagcCTTTGTCTTCCATACCACAGAAATGAACGCAAGTGTACAAACATACAAAGACTCCTAATCTACAGTATCAGTGGAACTATGAGGCTGGTTAATCGTCTGAATCTTTTGCCTCCAGGGTTTTGCACAGAAAGTAATTATGTGATATTTGTTTCTCGCAGGAAACTTTACTttctgaggtcaaaggtcacgatCAGCTAGAGCAGCATCCTGGGGTACGTCGATTGTTTTTCCAACccagtttaaattaaatgacGCCAACTTGGTTATGACGAAAAACCTATAGCGACCgaaaccttaaccctaaccaaTACAGAAGTGGGCATGGTTTCATCTAAACCACAAACATCCCCAGACACTTGGTTATCACTTATTTCCAACTTCCAGCATCTGTGTCCACTTGAAAAGCAGATGGCAGCAATAGGGAAAAAATCTTACTGATATTCTTCTGTACCTCTGGTGGACATATTACTTGTTACATCATGTTTTCTTCAAAGCAAACAAGCTATGTATTCTAGACACAGTACACATTATGCAAAAGGTAAACATAGCTGCTGACTCACTGCACTCACTGTCACCGGAGCATTGCAAAGGTCTTCAGTGGAAGGACACTTCCAACACTGAGATATCCGTCTTGCTCACGGCCACTTCAGCTGATTCCAGGGGCTGAGACCATGTGGGTTTGCTATCTCATGACAGTGAGCACAAGCTGAGCTGTTTTATAACTAATACAGGTGATTTACTGTGTTTGATGATGTGCAACAGCAGTAGGGGACACGCTTTCGATTGGGCAAGGGGCAAAAATCAAACAGAGGGAGGTCTGAGTTCAGGGGTTTGTTTTGTACTCAGGTCCCACCGGAGCAGAACTCCTGGCTGTCGTGTGTGGCATTTGGTTAAATGGTTAAAAATGACACTCAAAACAAAGAGGTCAGAGACTGGTGAAAAAGAAGTTAGTAGCACTTAGCACGAATTAACCAGAAAGAcgcctctcctccatcctgcagccatttcttttattatcatcGTGCCCTATCTGATTTCCCTCTCTGCCCCTAAATGTTCTAATATTAACTTAACCCCGGGTTTACCCAACACAAACCCCTCTGCCAGTCCCAGTTCTTAGAAACACCACCTCAGCACCATAAAAAGCCATGTTCCCAACTCCTCTATTTATCAtccttcccctcccctccatgGTTTCCATCTCTTGGTTTCTGATTCGGATTCACCCAGGCCCCGCGTGTCTCGTGACCCTATAACCGTGCTCTGCACCTTGTTTGGTTTCccccctccgtctcctctccctttctgtatcttccacccccccaccccactccaCTAACCCCCTCCCACCCATCTTTCTGTCCATCCCAGGGTTTATCCCCTCATCACTGAtctcccttcatccctccaaTCCTCATCTGTTCCTCATAGGAGCAGTGGAGAGAGTGAGTGACGGAGGAATATCCCGCTGTGTGCGACGCCAAAGGTGAACGAAGCGGTAGAAAGTGTGGTGAACTTATGACAACGAGCAGAGGGAGCCCGCTGGAGGAAGAGTGACTGAAGATCCACCGCCGCACCTTGAGAGGAGGCTCCTCATTGGTGAGTGGATGGTGCGACTGGATTCTGCTGTGTACACACTCTGTTCTTGgtagttgtgtttgtgtgtgtgtgtgtgtttgtgtgtgggtgcaggTCCCTCATGCTGCTAAGATGTTGGATCAGATCAAAATTGAGCTTGaatctgaaaacatatttatcaATCGCATCCTCAACAATTTGGTGAAATCCTTCAGGTTTAAGGTGTTTTTTTGACTGTCACGATCATATATCTTCAAATGTAACGATCCAAAAATGTTCCAAAAAGTTGAGGATCTTTAAAAATTCAACAACGTCATAGACCTGTGATCTCACAGCGGAAGCCGTTCAAAATAACGTTGACCCGCACTTTAtgaacttgtgtgtttttttgtggcAGACACAGCAGAGGGATTTACATGGGATCAACATACAATGCTGGTTTTGTCGTGTAGACTGATAAtctgagtaaaaaaaaacaaattcctctTCCTAATACTGTCAGACATAATCTGCATAATAAAACACTGTGGTAAATTGTTTTCGTGGATGAAGGATATATGGAGGTGAAATGTAGAAGCTATGAGGCAAAATCTTTTATCTGAATCAGAAGTGTATTAAGCACAGAGAAAAGGATTCGGTCATATAGGTTGAGTTATATAGATAAAATCTTCTATTACATGTGATAATTCTTACATATTATTATGTGATTCGATGTTATTATACTGATTGTGTGATATCGTAAAGCTTTTGAAAACTGGATGTAAATAACCAGACTAATATGTTAAATTGTGCTActacattaaataaaaagccTGAAAAACAAGGTACTTTATCACATTTAAGGCAAAAGTCATGTAAATCCAAAATTACTAGAAAGCATCATTGACTACAACAGTCTTATACACCCAGAGATACTTCACTCGTAGCTACCAAAGAGCAAACAACGTCTGTTGGTAGACAAATATGTTTATACCATCATGTTCTCCAACAATTGAACAACCCAATGTTTATCATTGCAAATATTGCAAATATAAACAGCTACAACACTAGAGGGTTGAACTCTATgttctttttaatcaaacaaacgagagacatatttaaaagtttacaaaggcaacTGGACTTGTTTGTGTTGCCCAGTGGCCGATGTTCAACTCACGACCATGACCTGGATTCACAGACGTGGTTTGACTGGTCGGGCCTGAGCTCTCAAACTGCACAGTATCGGTGTCAATGGTCAAACTCAAGTTCGTAGGCCCGGCGGCACTGAAAACACTCCCCGCCTCTCGCCCGCTCCCGTCCTCACAactctctccgcctcctccatatGCCCCCTCCCTCATTCTCATCCTGCtatctgctcccccccccctgccatcctctcctccatctcttatCCAGATGCAAAGAGCAGTCAGTAATCGGATGAGAGCAGATTTGATTCAAAAGGCTTCCCTTAAAATCTCAGCCAGTAGGATTTAAAACTCACTCTCCTGCCTCGCCCcttaccctccctccctccctccctccctccactttTCTCTGGCTGTGTTAATGCACTTCACCATCCAGCAACCCCTAGCAGTCATTTAATCACACGGAACAATGGCAGGTTCCCAGGGACAGAATGGCAAAAGGGTAATAGCACGACTAAAACACTCAAGCATTCATTACAACCCTCATTATTGAAGCAATTTCCCATCTGGAACAAAGGCCTACAACAATCCCTTGTTCCCAACTTCAGAGACGATGCAGTCATCATCAGTTTCAGACAGGACACTCACACAGTAGATGTTTTGTATCACACCGCAATAAAAGTCCAACttcatttcaacatgtttttatgcCATCTTCCATTCAACACAGTGTGGAACGATTAAAGCaaatctctttcttttcccGAGTCACTCCCACCTTcactcccttcctctccttttcacTTCAAACAAATTAGACGCAAATCCACTTGGTCATGTGTTTTGACAGGCACACTCATTCAAatagtgaaagagagagagagagagattgctGCCGGGACGCAAACGCTAAGATCAACACCAGTATCCCCTCTTCAGATCAGTACTCAAGGTAAGACGGAGGAAACGTCAGCGTGACGGTTTAGTGCGTCACAAGAAAAGAGGAGTCGTTTCTGCATGtgttcaggaggaagaggaggaggaggagggtggttttatttctgttgagGTTGGTTATATTGTGCTGCCTCACCGTGAACTCAGTGTCATTTCTGTGCTCCTGTAAAAGCAGATCCTGACTCGGCCTTTCATCTCAGGCCTCGATTACATTTGTCACACTGTATGAGTTTGTCCATTAGGTGATTGCTCCACTCATTTAATCATGACATTACCAAATTCAATAGCCATCAACATAAGTCGGCGAGTGCACTGAAGTGTTAAGTGGCAcagccccacccccccccacccccccaccccccaccccccccccccccaccccccccaccccaccaccaccatcagtGTCGTGAGCTGCGTATTACAGGACATACTGGTTTGTGTGTACATTCAGGGTGAGGATGTGTGCTCACAACTTCATCTGAAGAACAAATACTTTCACTGTTAATGTCATGCTCGAATATTCATACTCTCCccgtgtatttgtgtgcgtgcgtgtgtgtgtaggcgtgTTTTGTGGGTTTCTGTGTGCTCCTGCGTGTTTATTAAGTTTGCAAAGTAGACAAGGGCCAGTTTGACTTGCAAAGCAGCGCTTACTTGGAATCGTTCAGGTAGGTGCAGGTCAAACTCCAGCATGAAGCATTAGTGCAGGCACAGCTGCTACTGGAGGATAAAGGTATGATCACAACTATTTTCTTGAATAATTTCTTGTGAACTGatgtctgttctttttttctacccctcttcttctgcttccttTCAGGTTTATCTGCTTTCCTGAcatctctccctgtctccatTAGCGACCGAACCTAACGACCATCGCCATGGGTGAAATGGAGCAATTGCGAAAGGAGGCGGACAGTCTCAAAGACCAGATCACTGTGAGTAGGCTCATCCTGTCTGTTTGTAATAAACCAAGAAAACAACATGATCGTCCATGATATCCAGTGACTTCTGTTTCTCACCATGGCCTGAAGTTATCTTAAAACAAATACTGCCATTATCCTGCTATAACTGCATTGTGGATCAATACTGGAGGTGACCCGATCCCCTTCTGTTTGCGTCTGCACCCCAGGCGGTTCGTAAGGCCGGGCAGGACACCTCGCTGCAGGAGGCGGTGGCTGGGATCACCGTGGTGGGCCGTGTCCAGTTGAAGACCAGGAAAACACTAAGGGGTCACCTTGCCAAGATCTACGCCATGCACTGGGGCACTGACACCaagtaaatacacaacatgttGTGCATAAGTTGACAGAAcacctgctgttttattttatagccAAGCTCAGATGGTTTCATATATTTGTGAACAAAATTACAGTGAGGAGATATCTAAGTCAGATTTTTTACATACACATATTGCTTTAAAATGGACGAACTAGCAGGAACACGGTGTACACCTTATGTTAATTTCCCAGCTGACACCTTCAATGTTTGcttctctctcaccctctgttAATGTGACCCCCTGCAGGCTGTGTGTCAGCGCCTCGCAAGATGGAAAACTCATAGTGTGGGACAGCATCACGACCAACAAGGTAAGAAAGAGCAAAAGGGACACGTGTCATAGTTACTGGTGGAAACAGGCAGATAAACATGATATGAAGCCATGAATGTTTTCTCAGCTCCAACTGAGTCAAACGTAACTGTGGAAAAAACCCTGCAGAATGTTTTTACCCTCAAATGCATCAAAATACATATGAAAGCTAATCTCATAGAGACATGAACATTTCAAATCCAAAGCATTTCTCCAAAACATTACATATTTATAACTTAACCGgtaatttgtgtttattaagcATTTAAAACCTCAGCCGATCTGCTTCTTTAGAATTTTGCTGAAGTAATTTAAGAGTAAATCGACAGGGACAATAACAACATACCACAAACATCAGATTCTGATTTGCGTGTTGCTGAATCCTGATTGGTTCAGAGAAGCAGGTGACATCAAACCACAAACCAGTGAGAGAGGTGCAGACAATAACAATCGAAAAACAGAGATCTCAAAGGTCATATACGAAAAAAGATTTCTAATGTTGGCACATATTTAGAGTGTATTTAAAAATTTAAGAATAATGAATAAGTTTCCAGGGACTTTAAATGTTTGTAGCTTCCATCCAGATAAAGGGGTTTGAGTTCATTTTGGTGTTTTGATGGGAAAGAGTTAAACAGCcctctgtgtgtcctcaggtgaGCGCCATCCCCCTCAAGTCATCGTGGGTGATGACGTGCGCCTATGCACCCTCGGGAAACCTTGTGGCTTGTGGTGGTCTGGACAACATGTGCTCCATCTACAATCTCAAGGGCAAGGACGGGAACGTCAAGGTCATGCGTGAGCTGGCGGCGCACACAGGTTCGGACATCACAGCTTGGAAATTAAATCTCTTGAGATCACACTGCCGTCGGGTCCTTGTTGCGTTTGATATTATTTCTTCTCCCTTTCATTTGTAGTTTATCATAATGCATTTCTTTGGTTGCCCAGGTTACCTGTCCTGCTGTCGTTTCATTAGTGACAGCGAGATCATCACCAGCTCTGGCGACTGCACTTGGTAAGAATATCGTACGAGTAATTGAACTAAAAAGAATGTTGCAATCTTAATTTCTGACGTTAAAATTGAAATGCGTGGCGCTTTTGTCTCCTCACAGCGTACTATGGGACATTGAGACAGGGACCCAAAAGACGGTCTTTGCAGGACACCAGGGAGACTGCATGTCCCTGGCTGTGTCCCCAGACTTCAAGTTTTTCATCTCAGGGGCGTGCGACTTCACGGCCAAGCTCTGGGACATCAGGGAGGACGCATGCAGGCAGACCTTTGGGGGCCATGAGAGTGACATCAACGCAATTGGGGTGAGAATGAAGAAGATTCTCAGCTCTGTTTCCTGAAAGGTGATTTTCTCAGAGGAGACCGGCTTTCTGAtcccttctcttttctttcacagtTCTTCCCAAACGGTAACGCAGTAATAACCGGGTCTGATGACGCCACCTGCAAGTTGTACGACCTGCGAGCAGACCAGGAGCTCATCACCTACCAGGACTCCAGCATCATGTGTGGGGTGACCTCCCTGGCCCCCTCCCTGTCCGGACGCCTGATACTGGCTGGCTATGACGACTTCAACGTCAACATCTGGGACGCGCTGAAAGCTGAGAGAGTCGGTGAGTTCAGATGGGAAATATAGAGTTAAATTACCAACAGGAAGCATATGATCtgggagggaaaaaaggggAAGTTCTGATTTCATCTCAAGTGATTCTTACATGTTTTCTCTTCCGTGTGGTGGCCCAGGAGTGCTGGCCGGTCACGACAACAGAGTGAGCTGCATCGGAGTGTCCACTGATGGAATGGCGTGTTGCACGGGGTCCTGGGACAGCTTCCTCAAGATATGGAACTGAGGCCGTTCCTCACcagtgagcagagagagagcagttaGACATCTGCCGGGGGAGAAATtggcaaagataaaaaaagaaattggagTTTGAGGGAGGGATGTGGCGCCCCGAGATGAGAAGAGGGTATTTTAATTGTGCCAAGTCCTATCTGATGTTGGAGAGGGGTtgtaatgtgaaaaaaaaaacggaaaaaagtctctctctctctgtcacattGCGCTCTCACCTTTTTTCTCACGATAAGGGTGAATTTCGCGGTGGGATATTGGGTGTGGGGTTTCTGAAAAGACCATTCCTCTCATTAGTGAATTCTATTGTGGTTAAAATTAataacacatgcacatttaCTGCAGCAATTCAATCATCACCTGCTGAGGTCAGTTGCCAAATGGAAATGGTAGCACACTGGATGAGATAGAACTGAATACGTGTCAAGTTACAGCCTGTGTAGTTTTACACCCGCTCTGCTAATATGCTGTTTCAGAGCCTAAGTTAAGTCATATGAAGAATAtgagcattttgttttgtttcagactGTTGTTTGTTCTTAGTTTTGGTAGATTCCCTCCACGCTTACGTTTAAATTCTTTACACTTTctaattttaaatgaattctaGTTTGCAGATGTCTACATTAGTGTTTGAGTTGTTTTGTATGTGATTGATGGACAATATTCACCAGGATGTGTGGTCTCTAACCAGCGGGTTAGGCCTGAAAGTGCTTTGTCTAAACTGTTGAACTGACAGATGggataataaaaatgatttcatgGTTCATTAAGcactaacaaaaaaaaaaaaaaaagcgagaTGACCTATTTGTCTCAGGACAGGACTCTTTATatgagtgttgtttttttccccctggagGATAAATGcttttgtgtggttgtgtgagCAATACATCTGAATCTGTATATATGAGCTTGACATTTCCTCTGCATGAGAACGGATAATCTTGAAAGAACGtttgtgtaaatacagaaaaatgatCTGCACGCTGTGACTTGGATTTGGACCTCTCTTTACACTGTTGAGTAAAAGCAATATGACCTTTTTGAAAGACTGTCTAATAAACCTGGGATTCTACATTACACAAGTATATGGTGTTAACTTCTTTTACACACTGACTGCAGTtctaacattgtgttttacatgattattttaaaatcccACTGGATTTGGATTGAGCCATTAAATAATATGGCATCATGCTGCTGAAACACCATttaaaagaaacttaaaaaccTTCAGTATATTGAAGTAATATtgtttgataaaaataaaacaggttccTGGTTTTATTTACAGACCGACTTATGCAGCTTCATTGTAATTTTTAACTCCAAAGAGACAAATAAACCATTGTTCCAAAGCCTGGAGCTGAGACTCAGATAGCACCTGGCaatgaaatgagaaatgtcaatgttataaatgaacaaatatttattgtgtttgtgcagaaatAACTagaaatttaacatttttgccACAGGGGaaattttattaattaattacttaagaaaaagaacaagaaaaggaCAATAGGAACAATAGGGGGGAAAGAAACcttgaaaaagaaagattaaaaGCTGAAGTATGAATgcaaataattttatttatatttacaaaaagcacaaacaggGCAGAAAACTGCATAAAATAGCagttaaaaataattacacaaaacGACAGAAATCCGCTTAAGAAAAATGTACACATAAAAGCATGTTTTAAGAGATATAAAAGTAGCAGGAATCTGTACATGGCTGCATTGAATCATCTGTTCTCCTTATCCAGAGCCACTGCCAGCACTCTGCGGTCCATCGGTCCATGTCTCTGCTTATCTGGGGTGGAAACCTTCAGCTTCATCTGGAAAGTTAGCACAGGGATTGATTTACTTTGTGTTCAGATGCACTTTTGAACGATTAAATAACGAAGGATCGATGCAAATTTAGTTTGAGTGAATATGGATCAATAGCAACAAGTGCTTGCTTGAGTACAATACCTGAGAACGGTCTCTGGGCGAGTTGCTCTCCTTGAGGATCTGCAGCGGGGAGCGGCCTTCAGTACCTGGAGGAAAATTACAAAATGTCAGTCAACAATAtcttaatatatatacatgcacaaacatgaagacaCAAGCTTTCTATGCACCTTTCTGCTTCAGTTTCCCAGTCGGTCCCTTATTTTCCTTGGTTGCGTTCTTGACGGCCACACGGAcggcgagaggagaggagcctCTCTTGCCGGCCTTCACCGCTCGGACTCTCAGCCCTGAGGCACCGAAGCCTTTTCCCAACCACTGCGGTTTGAACACCACCTGACTGGGACTCTTTGGGTCAAAGGTGGGGCAGCGGATgccactgcagagctgctgttgcTTTGGGCTGGGGGTGACTGGTGGTGGCTCTGATGAAACAGATGCAGGAGGTAAAGAACATGCTTCAACAAGCTCTTCAGTTTCTTCAGAGGGTGATGgtttctctgcttcctctggcTGTGCAGGGGATGTCTGCACTGGTGAATCAGCTGTAGCGGTGGTTGGTGAAGGCTCAACACCAGACTCTGGCTCAACTGTGATGCAAGGAAGGGCATAAGCGTGATCAACGCCTTCACTGAGAGGCTCCACTTCTACACTAGGAAGAGGAGAAGCACAGTCTTGGTGCACGTCAGCAAAGATCTGTGATGAGGTTGCTCCCTCGTGGTAGGTGATCAGGCTCATGCTCAGTCGCTTGTGAAGAGGAGTCTCCCTCGCCTCTTCCGCCTCCTCCAGGGtgatttctgtgtctgtctccacctccacctgggCCTCGTTGAGAACAACGAAGGGGCTGGAGTCACCTGCGCTCTGGGGGGGGCGTGACACAGGGGTGGCAAGGAGGTCGGCATGCTCAGCCAGGGAGCTTAAGGTTTCGGATGACtgaggagtcaggaggggctgggTGGAAGCCAGCTCCTCTGGCTTGAAGATCTCCTCCTCGACTTTACTGAAGCGTTTCTGAGGGTCTTCAGAGACTCTGCCTTCAGCCTCATTGTGGAGAAGCAGGCCCAGGCGGCGAGCGAAGGACCCGACTTTCGCTGTGGGGACAAGTGGGAGAACGTCACATCGCATGTTGCTTTTAAGGTGAGAAAACTTAATCTGCGGGTACTCAATACATACCTCTCATGATATCTCTGACGGGGGTGCGGTTGACACCAACAGAAGGTGAGCGGGGATCGGTGAACGCCAGGGGACACTCACTTTTCCCCGCAGCAGAAGGTTTGGTCACAGGCCCACCAACctgggaaaaaacatttgttatgaTCCGTTTAAAAAAATGCTTCCCACAGCTCACAGAACGATGACGTCTGGGAGGAAATCTACACGGCCACCTACCTGAATAGGAGTACGGTCGATGCCTGGAGAGCGTGGATCCGTCAGGTCACCGAGGTGATGGTTTTTGATCGCCGACTCTGGTTTTACCGGTGCAGACACGAGCATCTTGCTCTCACTGGATCCCATGATGCTTATCGAAGGTTAACTGGCTCACGGGTAAACAGAAGAGAATCTTTACTCCACTGAACAGCATCACATCAGATTCAACACACAGAttataaaaagataaacattttcattatcagtcaatattgaaaatgatcaaaataaatgtctcattattatttcttttaaattactttttttaacgattgacagcaaaacattttataagtCTGAGGTTGAATAATTCGGTGTTATAGCT encodes the following:
- the gnb3a gene encoding guanine nucleotide-binding protein G(I)/G(S)/G(T) subunit beta-3a, giving the protein MGEMEQLRKEADSLKDQITAVRKAGQDTSLQEAVAGITVVGRVQLKTRKTLRGHLAKIYAMHWGTDTKLCVSASQDGKLIVWDSITTNKVSAIPLKSSWVMTCAYAPSGNLVACGGLDNMCSIYNLKGKDGNVKVMRELAAHTGYLSCCRFISDSEIITSSGDCTCVLWDIETGTQKTVFAGHQGDCMSLAVSPDFKFFISGACDFTAKLWDIREDACRQTFGGHESDINAIGFFPNGNAVITGSDDATCKLYDLRADQELITYQDSSIMCGVTSLAPSLSGRLILAGYDDFNVNIWDALKAERVGVLAGHDNRVSCIGVSTDGMACCTGSWDSFLKIWN
- the cdca3 gene encoding cell division cycle-associated protein 3, with amino-acid sequence MGSSESKMLVSAPVKPESAIKNHHLGDLTDPRSPGIDRTPIQVGGPVTKPSAAGKSECPLAFTDPRSPSVGVNRTPVRDIMRAKVGSFARRLGLLLHNEAEGRVSEDPQKRFSKVEEEIFKPEELASTQPLLTPQSSETLSSLAEHADLLATPVSRPPQSAGDSSPFVVLNEAQVEVETDTEITLEEAEEARETPLHKRLSMSLITYHEGATSSQIFADVHQDCASPLPSVEVEPLSEGVDHAYALPCITVEPESGVEPSPTTATADSPVQTSPAQPEEAEKPSPSEETEELVEACSLPPASVSSEPPPVTPSPKQQQLCSGIRCPTFDPKSPSQVVFKPQWLGKGFGASGLRVRAVKAGKRGSSPLAVRVAVKNATKENKGPTGKLKQKGTEGRSPLQILKESNSPRDRSQMKLKVSTPDKQRHGPMDRRVLAVALDKENR